A genome region from Methanococcoides burtonii DSM 6242 includes the following:
- a CDS encoding NAD-dependent succinate-semialdehyde dehydrogenase — MKKMTSINPANGTVNGEFEFHSPDEVDLILKRSSESFQYWSSLKGVERAVYIENVAKVLRSDKQELAETITMEMGKPIRQALAEVEKCASMFDHFATNICSLLEPDVVKESPSAFISYEPMGAVLAIKPWNFPLWQVLSAASHILAGGNTMVLKHSGYVPMCALNIESVFEKAGFPEGVFQTVLVDGPTASSLISRPEIAAVSFTGGLSAGQNVAEVAGRNMKKCVLELGGSDPFIVLEDADIEKAAKAGVAGRFLNTGQTCISSKRFIIESSVVDEFTSAFVENTRKLKIGDPLDADTDLGPLVRDKQVSLLEHQIYNAISMGAKVELGGGKVEGDGYYFSPVVLSNVSLYMQVMKEETFGPVAPIISVETESEALDVANATEFGLGASIWSGDKDKASLLASQVQSGVVGVNGFFKPEADLPFGGVKKSGIGRELSRFGFYEFMNIRSTVLF; from the coding sequence ATGAAAAAAATGACATCGATAAATCCTGCAAATGGGACTGTTAATGGCGAATTCGAGTTTCATTCTCCTGATGAGGTCGACCTTATCCTTAAAAGATCAAGCGAATCATTCCAGTACTGGAGTTCCCTTAAAGGTGTTGAAAGGGCTGTGTATATTGAAAATGTTGCAAAGGTGCTTCGAAGTGATAAACAGGAACTGGCAGAGACCATCACCATGGAAATGGGGAAACCTATCAGGCAGGCACTTGCAGAAGTTGAAAAATGTGCCAGCATGTTCGACCACTTTGCCACTAATATTTGTTCCTTACTTGAACCTGATGTTGTGAAGGAGAGCCCTTCCGCCTTTATCTCATATGAACCAATGGGGGCAGTGCTTGCTATCAAACCCTGGAATTTCCCCCTCTGGCAGGTATTGAGTGCTGCTTCACATATTCTTGCAGGTGGGAACACCATGGTGCTAAAACACTCCGGTTATGTTCCGATGTGTGCTCTTAATATTGAATCGGTTTTTGAGAAGGCCGGTTTTCCGGAAGGTGTTTTCCAGACGGTTCTTGTGGATGGTCCTACGGCTTCCTCGTTGATATCAAGGCCGGAAATTGCAGCGGTATCCTTCACGGGCGGGTTGTCTGCCGGGCAGAATGTGGCTGAGGTCGCAGGTCGCAATATGAAGAAATGTGTGCTTGAACTTGGGGGCAGTGATCCTTTCATCGTTCTGGAGGATGCAGATATTGAAAAAGCTGCAAAGGCAGGGGTTGCCGGAAGGTTCCTCAATACGGGCCAGACCTGCATATCTTCTAAACGTTTTATAATTGAAAGTTCTGTGGTTGATGAGTTCACTTCTGCATTTGTGGAAAATACACGTAAGCTCAAAATAGGTGATCCTCTGGATGCCGATACTGACCTTGGTCCTCTTGTACGGGATAAGCAGGTCTCATTACTTGAACACCAGATTTATAATGCCATTTCAATGGGGGCAAAAGTGGAGCTTGGGGGCGGTAAGGTTGAGGGGGATGGGTATTATTTCTCTCCTGTTGTTCTGTCGAACGTGTCTCTTTATATGCAGGTCATGAAGGAGGAAACGTTCGGTCCGGTCGCACCAATTATCTCAGTTGAGACTGAGTCTGAAGCTCTGGATGTTGCTAATGCTACAGAGTTTGGTCTGGGTGCAAGTATCTGGAGTGGTGATAAAGATAAAGCATCGTTACTTGCATCTCAGGTACAGTCCGGGGTTGTTGGTGTTAATGGTTTTTTCAAACCGGAAGCTGATCTGCCTTTCGGTGGAGTTAAAAAAAGTGGAATTGGAAGGGAACTCTCTCGATTTGGTTTCTATGAGTTTATGAATATAAGGTCTACTGTTCTATTTTAA
- a CDS encoding D-aminoacyl-tRNA deacylase: MTEDNEVQIAGMSIVIVCSVVDPASQNIKEHLLKLRDWVEMSVPGGIFDDLSAVYQSGNFYIIEVTEHHIYQDGIDRKIEEAGLDCDLLIFASKHKSADGRRLLTAHFTGNPGSADFGGYPGELSMAAPFALRCLLRNMAELSESIGFDVSMESTHHGPSDLDVPSVYAEIGSSEVEWVDQDAGDIVARSILSVRSGFCPVGIGFGGGHYAARQSELVLGSDISFGHNFPNYQLQFVDVDMFRKAVERSGADLVYCDRKAMSSDEKKRINELADEFGLDVLRESDIKGMEGVCWDIFRIFWHKVRDEGLSGRVKVPVGLKDKLSENVCDIFDFDVSNVVTVVIDNELLKLVRSVDAGGVKRLLDMSNVVYSERDDATISNHFYTFWNRDAEDFLTFIVDECIKILKGRYDTEYVFEENVLYISDERFSPELARKWGVPSGPMFGELAKGQSVMIEGNTVLPEMVHERTQKSLVLRNVIF, from the coding sequence ATGACAGAAGATAATGAGGTTCAGATCGCTGGTATGAGTATTGTTATAGTCTGTTCTGTCGTAGATCCGGCAAGTCAGAATATAAAAGAGCATTTGTTAAAGCTCAGAGATTGGGTTGAAATGAGTGTTCCAGGTGGTATCTTTGATGATCTTTCAGCGGTGTATCAGAGTGGGAATTTTTATATTATTGAGGTTACTGAACACCATATTTATCAGGATGGGATCGACAGGAAGATCGAAGAAGCAGGTTTGGACTGTGACCTCCTCATTTTTGCTTCCAAACACAAGAGTGCAGATGGTAGACGGCTTTTGACCGCACACTTTACGGGAAATCCGGGTTCTGCTGATTTTGGGGGTTATCCTGGTGAGCTTTCTATGGCTGCTCCATTTGCGCTTCGTTGTTTGCTCAGGAATATGGCCGAATTGTCGGAGAGTATTGGGTTTGATGTTTCGATGGAGTCTACTCACCATGGTCCTTCAGATCTCGATGTTCCTTCGGTCTATGCAGAGATCGGTAGTTCTGAGGTCGAGTGGGTTGATCAGGATGCAGGGGATATCGTTGCACGGTCAATTCTATCAGTGAGGTCGGGATTTTGTCCTGTGGGTATTGGATTCGGTGGTGGGCACTATGCTGCAAGACAATCCGAACTTGTTCTGGGCTCGGATATTTCGTTCGGTCATAATTTCCCAAACTATCAGCTTCAATTTGTTGATGTGGATATGTTCAGGAAGGCAGTTGAGAGATCGGGTGCAGATCTTGTGTATTGTGATAGGAAAGCGATGTCCTCTGATGAGAAGAAAAGGATCAATGAGCTTGCAGATGAATTTGGGCTTGATGTTTTAAGGGAAAGTGACATCAAAGGGATGGAGGGTGTGTGCTGGGATATTTTCAGGATATTTTGGCATAAGGTTCGGGATGAGGGTCTTTCCGGTAGAGTGAAGGTTCCTGTTGGTCTGAAAGATAAATTGAGTGAGAATGTTTGTGATATTTTTGACTTCGATGTGTCTAATGTTGTTACTGTTGTAATTGACAATGAACTTCTCAAATTGGTAAGGTCTGTTGATGCAGGTGGTGTGAAAAGGCTGCTCGATATGTCGAATGTTGTCTATTCGGAACGAGATGATGCAACAATATCAAATCATTTCTATACTTTCTGGAATCGTGATGCAGAGGATTTCCTTACCTTTATTGTAGATGAATGCATTAAAATACTAAAAGGGCGTTATGATACTGAATACGTTTTCGAAGAAAATGTGTTGTATATTTCGGATGAGAGATTCAGTCCTGAGCTCGCGCGAAAGTGGGGAGTTCCTTCCGGTCCTATGTTTGGGGAACTGGCAAAAGGTCAGTCCGTTATGATCGAGGGAAATACGGTCCTACCAGAAATGGTCCATGAGAGAACACAGAAGAGTCTTGTGTTAAGGAATGTGATATTTTGA
- the cyaB gene encoding class IV adenylate cyclase, with protein MIEIEIKVRAEHALVKDRVIKLGAQKVRTEDHVDVYYNSPHRDFAKTDEALRLRSVDGGTRMTYKGKKLDEVSKTREEFETPVDGVAARGILNALGFFESGVVKKTRDIYKFDEITICFDNVEGLGEFVEVELVADSDIEAHRERLFEFLESMGIKKEDSIRTSYLEMLMD; from the coding sequence ATGATCGAAATTGAAATCAAAGTGCGCGCCGAACATGCCCTTGTAAAGGACAGGGTAATAAAGCTCGGTGCGCAAAAAGTTCGTACGGAAGATCACGTTGATGTGTACTACAATTCACCTCATCGTGATTTTGCCAAAACGGACGAAGCATTGAGGTTGCGTAGTGTCGATGGTGGCACACGCATGACCTATAAGGGCAAGAAGCTCGATGAGGTTTCCAAGACGCGAGAGGAATTTGAGACTCCGGTGGATGGTGTGGCCGCCCGGGGCATCCTCAATGCACTTGGTTTTTTTGAGTCAGGTGTCGTGAAAAAGACGCGTGATATTTACAAATTCGACGAAATAACGATCTGTTTTGATAATGTCGAAGGTCTCGGCGAATTCGTGGAAGTTGAACTTGTTGCGGATTCGGACATTGAAGCTCATAGGGAACGGTTGTTCGAGTTCCTTGAAAGCATGGGCATAAAAAAAGAGGATTCCATCAGGACATCCTATCTTGAGATGCTGATGGATTGA
- the metG gene encoding methionine--tRNA ligase, producing the protein MSKFPSEKPVLVTCGLPYANGKAHVGHLRTYVPADIFTRSLKKTGQEVTFVCGSDTHGTPIVFNAEELKTTPTEIIKVYHKHFDEIFKKMGVMLDAFGTTDDPTNHNRTTEIVSKLIENGYVYPKTIEIAYCPSCDRSLPDRYVKGTCPHCKKEARGDECDQGCGKHLEPGELEHPACTTCNGPAEYKQQEHFFFKLSQFKDFLLEYLEGLGGTLNARNYALGWVKQELTDWCITRSLDWGIKFPGHEDLVVYVWVDAPIGYIAFTEEWAEANNESWEKFWKDDGSIIHFIGGDIIYHHCIFWPAMLKGAGYNQPDAVVASGMVKIEDRTFSKSRGYVVWVDEDYLDHGFHQDLLRYYLASYTSHTKELNFSWKVFQDKVNTELVGVFGNFLYRTLLFTHKNFGEIPEGEVKQDILDEINTTIENAKEAMENYEFKKYADTVMALASYGNTYFQSNEPWKLIKENKEACGEIVKNCAQITKALCLLFEPILPEKMEEAWKQIGMETDVHETNYMEATELVKSGTTLEKPSILFEKIEDEKTEEMEAISAARVKEAIAKENGTEEVEEVKEIEEMKDLITFDDFSKLDIRIGTIVSAEAIKKSKKLLKLQVDLGEEETRQIVAGLKESHEPEQLIGKQVAVLTNLAPAKLCGVESNGMVLAGVDAADNAILLQPEKETNPGTCIH; encoded by the coding sequence ATGTCCAAATTCCCATCAGAGAAACCAGTTCTTGTCACATGCGGACTGCCTTATGCCAATGGAAAGGCGCATGTAGGCCATTTACGCACCTATGTTCCCGCAGACATATTCACAAGGTCCTTAAAAAAGACAGGACAGGAAGTCACATTCGTTTGTGGTTCCGATACACACGGAACTCCCATAGTGTTCAATGCAGAGGAACTTAAAACGACGCCTACCGAGATCATAAAGGTATATCACAAACACTTCGATGAGATCTTCAAGAAAATGGGGGTCATGCTCGATGCATTCGGCACCACAGATGACCCCACCAACCATAACCGTACAACCGAGATAGTGAGCAAACTCATAGAGAACGGTTATGTTTACCCAAAGACCATCGAGATAGCATACTGCCCTTCCTGCGACCGTTCCCTTCCGGACAGGTACGTAAAAGGAACATGCCCTCACTGCAAAAAAGAAGCAAGAGGAGACGAATGCGACCAGGGTTGTGGAAAGCATCTTGAACCGGGAGAACTTGAACATCCCGCCTGTACCACATGCAACGGACCTGCTGAATATAAACAACAAGAGCATTTCTTCTTCAAGCTTTCACAGTTCAAGGATTTCCTTTTGGAATATCTTGAAGGGCTTGGCGGAACACTCAATGCAAGAAATTATGCCCTCGGCTGGGTAAAGCAGGAACTTACAGACTGGTGCATCACAAGGAGTCTCGATTGGGGAATCAAATTCCCGGGACATGAGGACCTTGTGGTCTACGTCTGGGTGGATGCACCTATCGGATACATCGCATTTACAGAAGAATGGGCAGAAGCAAATAATGAGAGCTGGGAGAAGTTCTGGAAAGATGACGGAAGTATCATCCACTTCATCGGAGGGGATATCATCTACCACCACTGCATCTTCTGGCCTGCAATGCTCAAAGGTGCCGGATACAATCAGCCGGATGCAGTCGTCGCTTCAGGAATGGTAAAGATCGAGGACAGGACATTCTCCAAGAGCCGCGGATATGTTGTCTGGGTGGACGAGGATTACCTTGACCACGGATTCCACCAGGACCTGCTACGCTACTATCTTGCAAGTTATACATCACATACAAAGGAGCTCAATTTCTCATGGAAAGTGTTCCAGGACAAGGTAAACACCGAACTCGTAGGTGTTTTCGGGAACTTCCTGTACAGGACACTGCTGTTCACACATAAGAACTTTGGAGAGATACCGGAAGGAGAGGTAAAACAGGACATCCTTGACGAGATCAACACGACCATTGAAAATGCAAAAGAGGCCATGGAGAACTACGAGTTCAAGAAATATGCGGACACTGTAATGGCACTTGCTTCATACGGAAACACATATTTCCAGTCGAATGAACCCTGGAAGCTCATAAAAGAGAACAAGGAAGCATGTGGAGAAATTGTCAAGAACTGTGCCCAGATCACAAAAGCACTCTGTCTGCTCTTTGAACCCATACTTCCGGAAAAGATGGAAGAGGCATGGAAACAGATAGGCATGGAAACAGACGTCCATGAAACAAATTATATGGAAGCCACTGAACTCGTAAAGAGTGGAACCACACTTGAAAAACCATCCATCCTCTTTGAGAAGATAGAAGATGAGAAGACCGAAGAGATGGAAGCCATATCTGCTGCAAGAGTAAAGGAAGCAATTGCAAAGGAAAATGGCACAGAAGAAGTAGAAGAAGTAAAAGAAATAGAGGAGATGAAAGATTTGATCACATTCGACGATTTCTCAAAACTGGATATACGCATTGGAACCATCGTATCCGCTGAAGCTATCAAAAAATCAAAGAAATTGCTAAAACTTCAGGTGGACCTGGGGGAAGAGGAAACACGCCAGATAGTTGCCGGCTTAAAAGAATCCCATGAGCCTGAACAGCTTATAGGAAAACAGGTCGCTGTCCTCACCAACCTTGCACCTGCAAAACTTTGCGGTGTCGAATCCAATGGAATGGTACTTGCTGGAGTGGATGCTGCGGATAATGCCATCCTTTTGCAGCCGGAAAAGGAAACAAATCCAGGTACCTGCATACACTGA
- a CDS encoding 50S ribosomal protein L11 — MASVVEALIPGGKANPGPPLGPALGPLGVNIKDVIEKINEKTKDYNGMQVPVKVIVNDDKSVEIEVGTPPTSALILKELNIEKGSGESGTVVVGNLEIAQVAKIARMKKDDILSYSLKAAIKEVMGTCVPMGVTIENLDPRECQKAVDEGKFDESLTAEAW, encoded by the coding sequence ATGGCAAGTGTTGTAGAAGCATTAATTCCTGGCGGTAAAGCAAATCCCGGTCCTCCACTGGGCCCTGCGCTGGGACCTCTTGGTGTTAATATTAAAGACGTGATCGAAAAGATCAATGAAAAGACAAAAGATTACAATGGGATGCAGGTTCCTGTTAAGGTTATCGTTAATGACGATAAGAGTGTTGAGATCGAAGTGGGTACTCCACCAACATCCGCATTAATCCTTAAGGAACTTAACATCGAAAAGGGCTCCGGTGAGTCCGGTACTGTTGTTGTTGGTAATCTTGAGATCGCACAGGTCGCAAAGATCGCACGTATGAAGAAAGATGATATCCTTTCCTATTCGCTTAAGGCTGCAATCAAAGAAGTCATGGGAACCTGTGTTCCTATGGGTGTAACGATTGAAAACCTTGACCCAAGGGAATGCCAGAAAGCTGTTGATGAGGGCAAGTTCGACGAGTCTCTCACAGCAGAAGCATGGTAA
- a CDS encoding ribose 1,5-bisphosphate isomerase, with product MQQLLDTAEKIRTMEIRGAGRIAEAASAALRDYVLRIKVTNIKDFNKKVDEAANILIQTRPTAVSLPNAVQLTKRHTATEVSEAREEILRNADRFLEQAGQALEKMGEIGAKRIHDGDVIMTHCNSHAALSVITTAFEQGKDISVIATESRPRRQGLITIKELNDHGIPTTLIVDSAVRYCMKDVDTVIVGADAITINGALVNKVGTSQLALAANEARKNLLCVAETFKFSPKTIQGDMIDIEERSPEEVIDSDILAGMPNVKVKNPAFDITPAEYIDMIITEVGAFPPQMAYTIIKEHLGWEFTKMG from the coding sequence ATGCAGCAATTACTTGATACAGCGGAAAAGATTCGCACGATGGAAATAAGGGGAGCCGGAAGAATAGCTGAGGCAGCATCAGCAGCACTTCGTGATTATGTGCTAAGAATAAAGGTGACGAACATCAAAGACTTTAATAAAAAGGTCGATGAAGCTGCCAATATATTGATCCAGACCAGACCCACAGCAGTATCCCTCCCAAATGCAGTTCAGCTTACAAAGCGCCACACTGCAACCGAAGTCTCAGAAGCAAGAGAAGAGATCCTCCGTAACGCTGACAGGTTCCTGGAACAGGCAGGCCAGGCCCTTGAGAAGATGGGGGAGATCGGTGCAAAGAGGATACACGACGGCGATGTCATAATGACACACTGCAATTCCCATGCTGCCCTTTCGGTCATAACAACCGCTTTTGAACAGGGTAAGGACATATCCGTCATTGCCACCGAATCAAGACCAAGAAGGCAGGGACTCATTACCATAAAGGAACTTAACGATCATGGCATCCCAACCACGCTGATAGTGGATTCTGCAGTAAGATATTGCATGAAGGATGTTGACACCGTAATAGTAGGCGCGGATGCAATAACCATCAACGGCGCACTTGTGAACAAAGTGGGTACATCCCAGCTTGCACTTGCCGCAAATGAAGCAAGGAAGAACCTCTTGTGCGTGGCAGAGACGTTCAAGTTCAGCCCGAAGACTATTCAAGGAGACATGATCGATATTGAAGAAAGATCACCTGAAGAGGTCATCGATTCTGATATCCTTGCAGGAATGCCAAATGTGAAGGTAAAAAATCCCGCATTCGACATAACCCCTGCAGAATACATTGACATGATAATAACAGAGGTAGGTGCATTTCCGCCACAGATGGCCTACACCATCATCAAAGAACATCTGGGATGGGAATTTACAAAAATGGGCTGA
- the sppA gene encoding signal peptide peptidase SppA translates to MSYNTDPENENEDKNELMEELLEESILVTPDLGALEYSPEPEYTEILDNVHEQGGSVDNVVVETSEPLDAGPVKKVPYVDVGDKRVPYGNEPMSSRELPRYAPPEKKDRKWQYIAVISVLMLIIGGSFAVIYMSFGGDIYTTDDKVAVIYVQGFMLTGNLPSGFGYATSEDVCNSLRKATDDDSVKAIVLRVNSGGGSPVAAEEIVTEIKRVQDMGVPVVISMGDVAASAAYYISAPADLIVANPSTTTGSIGVISVYTNRSEFYDEEGIEFYVSKLGSFKDVGGDWRGLTSEEKEYVDNVVLDVYDLFITSVAENRNMTKSEVKDIADGRIYIGKEAQKIGLVDELGNFYDAIDAAAELGGIEGEHLVYYINKPSLSSILFGSEETMSSQAAEQLASYYTESPVGYLIE, encoded by the coding sequence ATGAGCTATAACACAGATCCAGAAAATGAGAATGAGGATAAAAATGAGCTTATGGAAGAGCTCCTTGAGGAATCCATATTGGTTACTCCCGATCTTGGTGCATTGGAATATTCGCCGGAGCCTGAATATACGGAGATACTGGACAATGTGCATGAACAAGGAGGTTCTGTGGACAATGTGGTTGTAGAAACTTCCGAACCCTTGGATGCTGGTCCTGTGAAGAAGGTCCCTTACGTGGATGTGGGGGATAAAAGGGTTCCATATGGAAATGAACCGATGTCATCCAGGGAACTGCCCCGGTACGCACCTCCTGAAAAGAAGGACCGCAAATGGCAATATATTGCGGTCATCTCAGTGCTGATGTTAATTATAGGCGGCAGTTTCGCAGTTATCTATATGTCATTTGGTGGGGACATCTATACTACCGACGATAAGGTTGCAGTTATATATGTGCAGGGGTTTATGCTGACCGGAAACCTCCCCTCTGGCTTTGGTTATGCTACTTCTGAAGATGTCTGTAACAGTCTGCGTAAAGCAACCGATGATGATAGTGTAAAAGCTATAGTACTTAGGGTGAATAGTGGCGGTGGTTCTCCTGTAGCTGCAGAAGAGATCGTCACTGAGATCAAGAGGGTGCAGGATATGGGTGTCCCTGTGGTAATCTCCATGGGTGATGTGGCTGCAAGTGCTGCATATTACATCTCTGCACCTGCTGATCTCATTGTTGCAAATCCTTCCACTACCACTGGAAGTATCGGTGTTATCAGTGTCTATACCAATAGGTCTGAGTTCTATGATGAAGAAGGTATTGAGTTCTATGTCTCCAAATTAGGTTCATTCAAGGATGTGGGTGGTGACTGGAGGGGACTTACCTCAGAAGAGAAAGAATATGTGGACAATGTCGTGCTTGATGTCTATGATCTGTTCATTACAAGTGTTGCAGAAAACCGTAATATGACAAAAAGTGAGGTAAAGGACATCGCAGATGGTCGTATCTATATTGGTAAGGAAGCGCAGAAGATTGGTCTTGTGGACGAGCTTGGTAATTTCTATGATGCCATTGATGCAGCGGCTGAACTTGGTGGTATAGAGGGTGAACATTTGGTGTACTATATCAACAAACCATCTCTTTCAAGCATACTGTTCGGTTCGGAAGAAACGATGTCCTCACAGGCTGCAGAGCAGTTAGCGAGTTATTATACTGAAAGTCCGGTGGGATATTTGATCGAATGA
- a CDS encoding protein translocase SEC61 complex subunit gamma, whose product MLKSAKINRNVGQVLKSYLRVLKLSKKPSREEFLMISKVAGAGILVIGFVGFLIYVLLTEVPKWV is encoded by the coding sequence ATATTAAAATCGGCTAAGATAAACCGCAATGTCGGTCAAGTCCTTAAATCATATCTGAGGGTACTAAAACTATCCAAGAAGCCTTCCAGAGAGGAGTTCCTTATGATCTCCAAAGTTGCTGGTGCTGGGATTCTTGTGATCGGATTTGTTGGTTTCCTTATTTATGTACTGCTGACAGAAGTTCCAAAGTGGGTGTAA
- a CDS encoding transcription elongation factor Spt5, which translates to MGEDAAIFVVKTTANQERSVAAMLAQVAKKENLDIRSIIAPDELKGYVLLESSDSGAVEQAIQTVPHARTVVKGQSTIAEIEHFLTPKPTVTGIVEGAIIEVTSGPFKGEKARVKRVDEGHEEITVELFDAVVPIPITIRGDTVRILRKEETKS; encoded by the coding sequence ATGGGTGAAGATGCCGCTATATTTGTTGTAAAGACAACTGCAAATCAGGAACGTTCGGTTGCTGCTATGTTGGCCCAGGTTGCAAAGAAGGAAAATCTTGATATCAGGTCTATAATTGCTCCTGATGAGCTCAAAGGTTATGTTCTTCTGGAATCTTCTGATTCAGGGGCCGTAGAACAGGCGATCCAGACAGTTCCTCATGCAAGGACTGTTGTAAAAGGTCAGTCCACTATAGCGGAGATCGAACATTTCCTTACACCAAAGCCAACGGTTACGGGTATTGTGGAAGGTGCTATCATTGAAGTCACCTCTGGTCCGTTCAAGGGCGAAAAGGCACGTGTGAAACGTGTTGATGAAGGTCATGAAGAGATTACTGTGGAGTTGTTCGATGCAGTCGTACCAATACCTATAACTATTCGTGGTGATACTGTACGGATACTTAGGAAAGAGGAAACAAAATCCTGA
- the ftsZ gene encoding cell division protein FtsZ, which yields MKSIVEEALARSVEETQIRSGGVSQSEDINAELEAMLKDLQTNIKVVGCGGGGSNSAQRMQQEGIKGAEVVAVNTDAQHLLNVTTERKILIGRKKTRGLGAGSLPQIGEDAALESIDEVRSIVEGSDMVFITAGLGGGTGTGSAPVVAEAARDAGALTIAVVTLPFSVEGHVRRENAEAGLERLRDVADTVIVVPNDKLLEVVPRLPLQAAFKVSDEVLMRAVKGITELITKPGLVNLDFADVRTVMQNGGVAMIGLGEADGENKAVESVQKALRSPLLDVDISGATSALVNVVGGPDMTIAEAESVVQEVYSRIDPNARLIWGAQVDPDLEHSVRTMLVVTGVRSPQIYGSGNSKNVTRKYGIDFVK from the coding sequence ATGAAATCCATAGTAGAAGAGGCATTAGCTCGATCTGTAGAAGAGACGCAAATCCGTTCTGGCGGCGTTTCACAATCTGAAGATATTAATGCGGAACTTGAGGCGATGCTGAAGGATCTGCAGACGAACATCAAGGTTGTGGGATGTGGCGGCGGAGGTTCGAACAGCGCTCAGCGTATGCAACAGGAAGGCATCAAAGGTGCTGAAGTCGTTGCTGTGAATACGGATGCTCAGCATCTCCTGAACGTTACTACTGAAAGGAAGATCCTTATTGGTAGGAAGAAGACAAGAGGTCTTGGTGCAGGTAGTCTGCCTCAGATAGGTGAGGACGCTGCACTTGAGAGCATCGATGAGGTGCGTTCGATAGTGGAAGGTTCCGACATGGTGTTTATTACTGCTGGCCTTGGCGGCGGTACCGGAACAGGTTCTGCTCCAGTTGTCGCAGAGGCTGCAAGGGATGCTGGTGCGTTGACGATCGCTGTGGTCACTCTTCCATTCTCCGTAGAGGGGCATGTAAGGCGTGAGAACGCAGAAGCAGGTCTTGAAAGGCTCAGGGATGTCGCTGATACTGTTATTGTTGTTCCGAACGATAAGCTTCTTGAGGTTGTTCCAAGGTTGCCATTACAGGCAGCTTTTAAGGTTTCTGATGAGGTATTGATGAGGGCTGTGAAAGGTATTACAGAACTTATTACAAAACCCGGTCTTGTAAACCTTGATTTTGCTGATGTGAGGACCGTTATGCAAAACGGTGGCGTTGCAATGATAGGTCTTGGTGAAGCTGATGGCGAGAACAAGGCTGTCGAGTCTGTGCAGAAAGCATTAAGAAGTCCTCTTCTTGATGTGGATATTTCGGGTGCGACATCTGCTCTTGTGAATGTTGTCGGTGGTCCTGATATGACTATCGCAGAAGCAGAGAGTGTTGTTCAGGAAGTATACAGTAGGATCGATCCGAACGCAAGGTTGATCTGGGGTGCTCAGGTGGACCCTGATCTTGAACACTCTGTGCGTACTATGCTTGTCGTTACTGGTGTAAGATCTCCGCAGATCTACGGTAGTGGAAATTCCAAGAATGTGACTAGGAAATACGGGATCGATTTCGTAAAATGA